In Lycorma delicatula isolate Av1 chromosome 10, ASM4794821v1, whole genome shotgun sequence, a genomic segment contains:
- the LOC142331112 gene encoding endocuticle structural glycoprotein SgAbd-3-like isoform X1 — protein MISLVLLGLAGVSLAVPVPQQAASKQTVPIVSQDQDINFDGTYHYSFEGGDGTRASQEGQLKQTPDGAGEISQGSFSYVGDDGKNYGLTYVADENGFQPSGEHLPQPPEIPPAIAKALAFLATKPPSKDDQ, from the exons atgatcTCT TTGGTATTACTTGGTCTTGCTGGTGTAAGCCTGGCTGTTCCAGTACCACAACAAGCTGCAAGTAAGCAGACAGTGCCAATTGTCTCACAAGATCAAGATATCAACTTTGATGGAACATATCACTACAG CTTTGAAGGCGGAGATGGAACACGAGCTTCTCAAGAAGGCCAATTGAAACAGACTCCTGATGGTGCTGGTGAAATATCACAAGGATCTTTCTCATATGTTGGTGATGATGGTAAAAATTATGGTTTAACATATGTCGCTGATGAAAATGGATTCCAGCCATCCGGTGAACATCTTCCACAACCTCCAGAAATTCCACCAGCAATCGCAAAAGCACTTGCATTTCTTGCGACTAAACCACCATCAAAAGATGATCAgtaa
- the LOC142331112 gene encoding endocuticle structural glycoprotein SgAbd-3-like isoform X2 — MFQLVLLGLAGVSLAVPVPQQAASKQTVPIVSQDQDINFDGTYHYSFEGGDGTRASQEGQLKQTPDGAGEISQGSFSYVGDDGKNYGLTYVADENGFQPSGEHLPQPPEIPPAIAKALAFLATKPPSKDDQ; from the exons atgtttcaGTTGGTATTACTTGGTCTTGCTGGTGTAAGCCTGGCTGTTCCAGTACCACAACAAGCTGCAAGTAAGCAGACAGTGCCAATTGTCTCACAAGATCAAGATATCAACTTTGATGGAACATATCACTACAG CTTTGAAGGCGGAGATGGAACACGAGCTTCTCAAGAAGGCCAATTGAAACAGACTCCTGATGGTGCTGGTGAAATATCACAAGGATCTTTCTCATATGTTGGTGATGATGGTAAAAATTATGGTTTAACATATGTCGCTGATGAAAATGGATTCCAGCCATCCGGTGAACATCTTCCACAACCTCCAGAAATTCCACCAGCAATCGCAAAAGCACTTGCATTTCTTGCGACTAAACCACCATCAAAAGATGATCAgtaa